One window from the genome of Daphnia pulex isolate KAP4 chromosome 9, ASM2113471v1 encodes:
- the LOC124202531 gene encoding S-adenosylmethionine sensor upstream of mTORC1-like isoform X3: MHQLATEHWERLRESNPDTSRINWTWSFLSNYFLGNGFEIQRQKSKLNIDWPKLMLKDSKISVLDVGSCYNPFKEFKELDVLPVDLCPALESVYQCDFLTVPVGEKTFLEDQSVLSLASSSFHCVVFSFLLEYFPSCSQRWTCCEKAQQLLMEEGVLVIITPDSKAAHSNSKVMRSWREALEAIGLKRIKYEKLLHAHCMAFRKTSIDPPTSEDRQLLASKMYIPQDFHSQSDSEQEENDHIKFTEEELAEGFTYLPMLND, encoded by the exons ATGCACCAACTTGCTACTGAACACTGGGAACGACTCAGGGAATCCAACCCAGACACATCAAGAATTAATTGGACTTggtcttttctttcaaattacTTTTTGGGAAATGGATTTGAAATCCAAAGacagaaatcaaaattaaatattgattG GCCAAAACTGATGttaaaagattcaaaaataTCAGTGCTGGATGTGGGAAGCTGTTACAATCcatttaaagaatttaaagaaCTAGATGTCCTACCAGTAGATTTATGTCCAGCTCTGGAATCTGTCTACCAGTGTGACTTTCTTACAGTTCCAGTGggagaaaaaacttttttagaaGACCAAAGTGTGTTAAGTTTGGCTTCCAGTAGCTTCCACTGTGTAG TGTTCTCCTTTCTGCTGGAATACTTTCCATCTTGTAGTCAACGATGGACTTGCTGTGAGAAGGCTCAACAGCTCTTAATGGAAGAAGGAGTACTTGTCATCATCACTCCTGACTCCAAGGCAGCTCATTctaattcaaaagttatgaggaGTTGGCGAGAAGCTCTAGAAGCTATTGGGCTAAAGCGTATCAAATACGAAAAACTTTTGCACGCTCACTGTATGGCATTTCGCAAGACTTCCATCGATCCACCCACATCTGAAGATCGTCAACTTTTGGCATCGAAAATGTACATCCCGCAGGATTTCCACAGTCAGAGTGATTCGGAGCAAGAGGAGAACGACCACATCAAATTTACGGAAGAAGAGTTAGCTGAAGGATTCACTTACTTGCCAATGTTAAATGATTGA
- the LOC124202531 gene encoding S-adenosylmethionine sensor upstream of mTORC1-like isoform X1: protein MSQQSEDGKVLADIIKNVHRRLRQELKESGDPESSWINHCRNEARLKLLFLCKEYAKSMHQLATEHWERLRESNPDTSRINWTWSFLSNYFLGNGFEIQRQKSKLNIDWPKLMLKDSKISVLDVGSCYNPFKEFKELDVLPVDLCPALESVYQCDFLTVPVGEKTFLEDQSVLSLASSSFHCVVFSFLLEYFPSCSQRWTCCEKAQQLLMEEGVLVIITPDSKAAHSNSKVMRSWREALEAIGLKRIKYEKLLHAHCMAFRKTSIDPPTSEDRQLLASKMYIPQDFHSQSDSEQEENDHIKFTEEELAEGFTYLPMLND, encoded by the exons ATGTCACAGCAGTCAGAAGATGGAAAGGTATTGGCTGacataattaaaaatgtaCACAGACGATTGCGacaagaattaaaagaaagtgGTGATCCCGAATCGTCCTGGATAAATCATTGTAGAAATGAAGCCCGATTAAAG TTACTCTTTTTATGTAAGGAATATGCAAAAAGTATGCACCAACTTGCTACTGAACACTGGGAACGACTCAGGGAATCCAACCCAGACACATCAAGAATTAATTGGACTTggtcttttctttcaaattacTTTTTGGGAAATGGATTTGAAATCCAAAGacagaaatcaaaattaaatattgattG GCCAAAACTGATGttaaaagattcaaaaataTCAGTGCTGGATGTGGGAAGCTGTTACAATCcatttaaagaatttaaagaaCTAGATGTCCTACCAGTAGATTTATGTCCAGCTCTGGAATCTGTCTACCAGTGTGACTTTCTTACAGTTCCAGTGggagaaaaaacttttttagaaGACCAAAGTGTGTTAAGTTTGGCTTCCAGTAGCTTCCACTGTGTAG TGTTCTCCTTTCTGCTGGAATACTTTCCATCTTGTAGTCAACGATGGACTTGCTGTGAGAAGGCTCAACAGCTCTTAATGGAAGAAGGAGTACTTGTCATCATCACTCCTGACTCCAAGGCAGCTCATTctaattcaaaagttatgaggaGTTGGCGAGAAGCTCTAGAAGCTATTGGGCTAAAGCGTATCAAATACGAAAAACTTTTGCACGCTCACTGTATGGCATTTCGCAAGACTTCCATCGATCCACCCACATCTGAAGATCGTCAACTTTTGGCATCGAAAATGTACATCCCGCAGGATTTCCACAGTCAGAGTGATTCGGAGCAAGAGGAGAACGACCACATCAAATTTACGGAAGAAGAGTTAGCTGAAGGATTCACTTACTTGCCAATGTTAAATGATTGA
- the LOC124202531 gene encoding S-adenosylmethionine sensor upstream of mTORC1-like isoform X2: MSQQSEDGKVLADIIKNVHRRLRQELKESGDPESSWINHCRNEARLKEYAKSMHQLATEHWERLRESNPDTSRINWTWSFLSNYFLGNGFEIQRQKSKLNIDWPKLMLKDSKISVLDVGSCYNPFKEFKELDVLPVDLCPALESVYQCDFLTVPVGEKTFLEDQSVLSLASSSFHCVVFSFLLEYFPSCSQRWTCCEKAQQLLMEEGVLVIITPDSKAAHSNSKVMRSWREALEAIGLKRIKYEKLLHAHCMAFRKTSIDPPTSEDRQLLASKMYIPQDFHSQSDSEQEENDHIKFTEEELAEGFTYLPMLND; encoded by the exons ATGTCACAGCAGTCAGAAGATGGAAAGGTATTGGCTGacataattaaaaatgtaCACAGACGATTGCGacaagaattaaaagaaagtgGTGATCCCGAATCGTCCTGGATAAATCATTGTAGAAATGAAGCCCGATTAAAG GAATATGCAAAAAGTATGCACCAACTTGCTACTGAACACTGGGAACGACTCAGGGAATCCAACCCAGACACATCAAGAATTAATTGGACTTggtcttttctttcaaattacTTTTTGGGAAATGGATTTGAAATCCAAAGacagaaatcaaaattaaatattgattG GCCAAAACTGATGttaaaagattcaaaaataTCAGTGCTGGATGTGGGAAGCTGTTACAATCcatttaaagaatttaaagaaCTAGATGTCCTACCAGTAGATTTATGTCCAGCTCTGGAATCTGTCTACCAGTGTGACTTTCTTACAGTTCCAGTGggagaaaaaacttttttagaaGACCAAAGTGTGTTAAGTTTGGCTTCCAGTAGCTTCCACTGTGTAG TGTTCTCCTTTCTGCTGGAATACTTTCCATCTTGTAGTCAACGATGGACTTGCTGTGAGAAGGCTCAACAGCTCTTAATGGAAGAAGGAGTACTTGTCATCATCACTCCTGACTCCAAGGCAGCTCATTctaattcaaaagttatgaggaGTTGGCGAGAAGCTCTAGAAGCTATTGGGCTAAAGCGTATCAAATACGAAAAACTTTTGCACGCTCACTGTATGGCATTTCGCAAGACTTCCATCGATCCACCCACATCTGAAGATCGTCAACTTTTGGCATCGAAAATGTACATCCCGCAGGATTTCCACAGTCAGAGTGATTCGGAGCAAGAGGAGAACGACCACATCAAATTTACGGAAGAAGAGTTAGCTGAAGGATTCACTTACTTGCCAATGTTAAATGATTGA
- the LOC124202524 gene encoding uncharacterized protein LOC124202524 yields the protein MVQSMKNTRSATKGHITRAITRINGFANQVMAQEDVKELETLETRLKSLFESYQSATKEIKEKLIATKAAQEEIDGDLDTFLQVQDEVSGARSIIKQKKQEWLDDVKEKQEAKKEEDRDKRLLALFQQQATSQAANQAANQAANQAANPATSQAQMAQIIAQIMAAIPAPPAPVINVTAAPAPASAVQSIRLPQRQIKHFKGDVLEWTQFWESFNAAVHSSSLSNVQKFDYLKEYLKGEAYLLVNNLELTDANYQVAIDELKRMYGKTDVLIDAHIEKLDALQPVKDGNDVPALRSFQLNLQSHISALETLGVPTSSFGGLLGARLIKLIPTRLQQEWAKSPTNKSTDIEMVIKFIGDQIDAAERFNRIKGVEKEKSSPAPKQPKPANPQPATASQLAVGAKASPAPQVKSALKNKNVKFNPSWIVCERPCIFCSQIHWPTKCPKGLTERKKIIFDLKRCVNCFGDKHALKDCTSARNCNKCGGRHHTALCDKGDVRVTNPTTAAIIVASDPTLTTTACASSFGQLMLKTATVIISGQNGNETRAILFADDGSHRSWVLKSLSSQLNMKTVAVENISTRVFKKKEPNKPEMTKNVEMQVRGTWQGAPKVTLMALESDHISDTGPYVGSEFANSLWIQNEKLADDRFEMAHTEDQPIGILVGMDQMFQIMSNEAAIQSPCGLRAFQTKLGRMIAGPSQEAKSKTGTQVIQNLILTSSYPIPQITSTFATSSQKRKILSTQANKTPMEKETGTASPQTTPIGASFSDAPIGSSGEEDSKWFEKEEQVAANFDLSLFWKIENFANLEGADAVESDDRFDFFDEKITRWPDGRYCTPIPWTTDKWRLQKNLPLATGRVESTITRLRKNPGDLVNYHAEIQKLIDSKFVEEANMDYEELHTYLPHHPIFRGDKSTTKIRPVFDGAAKTKFGPSLNDVLETGPNLNPDLLSVLIRFRKYEIAWIADIEKAFLNIALQPEDAEAIRFLWPRDPAVAGSPLIAYKWKRVPFGLSSSPFLLRVTINKHFKSLKSRFPETIQQLEESLYVDDYLGGANNLSIAKKRVDETDEIFSDAQLNMRSWATNNEDLKQHLKEKGLSNQVVGLLSPALDGQQKVLGIRWDTGSDSFKFDPASIIQAVEEVGTEITKRKILSISARIFDPIGFLSPTVLLLKIIYQKLWEKEIGWDQAAPADIQKSWKIVMTGLADFTELQIPRWIGLSEKVTSHEIHVFGDASEAAYGAVAYARLQKGQEDPLIILLASKTRVAPLPKKKVTLPRLELLSSLLAVRLGEVVKNAMQVQYWRTIYWSDSLVALGWIRGEPNKWKPFVRNQVETIRKFSQPEWWRHCPGLQNPADLASRGAPAPTLVTSTLWWNGPIWLKGEETEWPDSPNDQIPQTIQSEMESEARSTTVSTTAAIAIPTASVDWNLDKISTWNRLLRRTAWVSRFLSRSQKKLRPPGPERMESIKAIGPDGKGSGKVIRITRLSREELDEAELTIYRQLQRERYPKAFESLQLDNTIQPKEKIAALFPIWDARDRLVRIHGRVSLALRDRNIDPPILLPASHIVITFLITDKHESLLHAGAKVTLSELKEKFWIVKGRQQELAAPLPLNRLKHAQSFHVTGVDFAGPLLYKPAQRRKKRKAPPSVQDPTPADDPTEERIEEPPAEGDAPIEALIVGEEDSVEEDVEIQDILITTTKAKKTNHLKSYVCLFTCAVTRAVHLELLPDMTARSFLLAFRKFAARRGPVSVMYSDNAQTFRCVDRFLRTIHADPIIQDFLASRKTLWIFSASLAPWWGGFWERMVRSVKDLLRRSNGRACLDYMELEASLAEIESVINARPLSYIGEGADDPLPITPNQFLNNRRSTRADPEPAVNLLDPTSTSIVLQEMDKNRREYVADICARFVDDYLLQLDNFHSKGKSGRKIRLGEVVVIHDEHSKRLMWSTGVVKELIPSRDGLIRSVMLKIPNGNLINRAIQCLHPIELREDLAEDVEIGNPEPIQEPEEDPNPTLPEPEIDLAIGDAMPAPEEPEDVVEDVEPDATGSGGECVRNIPFQQTTTRSGRRTTTPAHLRDYCLGGPR from the exons ATGGTTCAgtcaatgaaaaacacaaggtCAGCCACCAAAGGCCACATAACAAGAGCAATAACCCGGATCAACGGATTTGCAAATCAAGTAATGGCCCAAGAAGATGTTAAAGAACTAGAAACCTTAGAAACAAGATTGAAAAGTCTCTTCGAAAGCTACCAAagcgcaacaaaagaaatcaaggagaAATTAATAGCGACCAAGGCCGCGCAGGAGGAGATTGATGGGGATCTGGACACCTTTCTCCAAGTTCAAGATGAAGTGTCTGGAGCAAGATCAATCATCAAGCAGAAGAAGCAAGAATGGTTGGACGacgtgaaagaaaagcaagaggcaaagaaagaagaggacagAGACAAACGATTGTTAGCGCTCTTCCAACAACAGGCAACAAGCcaagcagcaaatcaagcggcaaatcaagcagcaaatcaagcagcaaatcCAGCAACAAGTCAAGCACAGATGGCGCAAATTATTGCCCAAATCATGGCGGCCATTCCGGCACCTCCCGCGCCAGTAATCAACGTGACGGCAGCACCAGCCCCAGCTTCAGCCGTACAGTCGATACGATTGCCGCAGCGACAAATTAAGCACTTCAAAGGAGACGTACTGGAATGGACCCAATTCTGGGAATCCTTTAACGCAGCTGTCCactcttcatctctttcaAACGTCCAAAAATTCGATTACCTCAAGGAATATCTTAAAGGTGAGGCGTACCTGTTGGTTAACAATCTTGAATTAACAGATGCGAATTACCAAGTCGCAATCGACGAACTGAAAAGGATGTACGGGAAGACGGACGTTCTAATCGACGCGCACATTGAGAAACTGGATGCCTTGCAGCCCGTAAAGGACGGGAACGACGTTCCAGCTCTGAGGAGCTTCCAGCTGAATCTCCAATCGCACATTAGCGCGTTGGAAACGTTAGGAGTCCCCACAAGTTCCTTTGGCGGACTCCTCGGAGcaagattaatcaaattaattcctaCCAGGCTCCAACAAGAATGGGCAAAATcgccaacaaacaaatcaacggACATCGAGATGGTCATCAAATTCATTGGAGATCAAATCGACGCGGCCGAAAGGTTCAACCGAATCAAAGgtgtggaaaaggagaaatcgtcTCCAGCTCCTAAACAGCCCAAACCGGCAAATCCACAGCCGGCAACAGCATCACAATTGGCAGTAGGAGCCAAAGCAAGTCCAGCTCCTCAGGTTAAATccgccttaaaaaataaaaacgttaaatTTAACCCAAGTTGGATTGTGTGCGAAAGGCCCTGCATCTTCTGCAGCCAAATTCACTGGCCGACAAAATGTCCGAAAGGGCTgacggaaaggaaaaagataatctttgatttgaaaaggtgCGTCAACTGTTTTGGAGACAAACACGCGCTGAAGGATTGCACATCCGCCCGGAACTGCAACAAGTGCGGAGGGAGGCACCACACCGCTCTCTGCGACAAAGGAGACGTCAGAGTCACCAAtcccacaacagcagcaataatCGTGGCCAGCGATCCAACTTTGACAACCACAGCCTGTGCAAGCAGCTTTGGACAATTGATGCTGAAAACGGCAACAGTCATCATCAGCGGCCAAAACGGTAACGAAACAAGAGcgattttatttgcagacgACGGAAGTCATCGTTCTTGGGTGCTGAAATCACTCTCATCGCAACTTAACATGAAGACAGTAGCGGTGGAAAACATCAGCACAAGAgtgtttaagaaaaaggaacccaACAAGcccgaaatgacaaaaaacgtCGAAATGCAAGTAAGGGGCACCTGGCAAGGCGCCCCAAAAGTTACACTAATGGCTTTAGAATCGGATCACATTTCAGATACCGGCCCGTACGTAGGATCCGAATTTGCAAACAGCCTCTGgatccaaaacgaaaaattggccGACGACAGATTCGAGATGGCACACACCGAAGATCagccaattggaattttagtcGGAATGGACCAGATGTTCCAGATCATGTCGAATGAAGCCGCCATACAGAGTCCATGCGGATTGCGCGCGTTTCAAACGAAACTCGGAAGAATGATTGCTGGACCATCTCAAGAAGCAAAATCGAAGACAGGAACTCAAGTaatccaaaatttaattttaacatcaaGTTACCCGATTCCACAGATTACGTCAACATTCGCGACaagtagccaaaaaagaaaaatcctttcaactcaagcaaacaaaactccgatggaaaaggagactggaacggccagtcccCAAACTACGCCAATAGGAGCGTCATTCTCAGATGCCCCAATCGGATCCAGCGGAGAAGAAGATAGTAAATGGTTTGAGAAGGAAGAACAAGTTGCTGCTAATTTcgacctttctcttttctggaaaatagaaaattttgcgAACCTTGAAGGCGCTGATGCAGTGGAATCGGATGATcgcttcgatttctttgacgaaaaaataacgagatggccagatggaagatactgtacaCCGATCCCTTGGACAACTGACAAGTGGAGACTTCAGAAAAATCTCCCGTTGGCCACCGGAAGAGTGGAAAGCACAATAAcaagattgagaaaaaatccagGAGACTTGGTGAATTACCACGCAGAAATCCAAAAGCTCATCGACAGCAAATTCGTCGAGGAGGCGAACATGGACTACGAAGAACTTCACACCTATCTCCCACATCATCCGATCTTCAGAGGCGACAAATCAACGACGAAAATCAGACCCGTCTTTGATGGAGcagcaaaaacgaaattcgGCCCAAGTCTGAACGACGTGTTGGAGACCGGACCAAATCTCAATCCGGATCTCCTATCAGTGCTAATACGCTTCAGAAAGTACGAGATTGCCTGGATTGCCGACATTGAAAAGGCTTTTCTAAACATCGCCCTGCAGCCGGAAGATGCCGAAGCAATCAGGTTTTTATGGCCCAGGGATCCAGCAGTGGCTGGATCGCCTCTAATTGCCTACAAGTGGAAGAGAGTGCCCTTTGGCCTTAGTTCTAGCCCCTTTCTCCTACGTGTTACaattaacaaacatttcaaatcactAAAGTCTCGTTTTCCAGAAACTATTCAACAGCTGGAAGAAAGTTTGTACGTTGACGATTACCTCGGCGGAGCAAACAATTTATCAATCGCCAAGAAAAGAGTCGATGAGACGGACGAGATCTTTAGTGACGCCCAACTCAACATGAGAAGCTGGGCAACCAACAACGAAGACCTCAAACAACACCTGAAGGAGAAAGGACTGTCGAATCAAGTCGTAGGCCTACTCTCCCCAGCCTTGGACGGCCAACAGAAGGTGTTAGGAATCCGGTGGGACACCGGATCCGATTCGTTCAAATTCGACCCAGCATCCATCATCCAAGCAGTGGAAGAAGTGGGAACGgaaatcaccaaaagaaagataCTCAGTATCTCGGCAAGAATTTTTGatccaattggatttttatctcCCACTGTACTTTTATTAAAGATTATTTACCAGAAGCTCTGGGAAAAGGAGATAGGTTGGGACCAAGCAGCTCCAGCCGATATCCAAAAATCTTGGAAGATAGTGATGACTGGTCTCGCCGATTTCACCGAACTACAAATTCCACGATGGATCGGACTATCCGAAAAAGTCACTTCTCACGAAATTCACGTCTTCGGAGACGCTTCTGAAGCAGCGTATGGAGCCGTAGCCTACGCCCGACtccaaaaaggacaagaagatCCACTCATCATCCTACTGGCCAGCAAGACGAGAGTTGCACCTCTacctaagaaaaaagtaactttaccGCGTTTAGAATTGCTGAGCTCACTTTTAGCCGTACGTTTAGGTGAAGTcgtaaaaaatgcaatgcaaGTCCAGTATTGGAGAACTATCTACTGGTCAGACTCCTTGGTTGCACTAGGATGGATTAGAGGAGAGCCGAACAAATGGAAACCATTCGTCCGAAATCAAGTGGAAacgattcgaaaattttcacaaCCCGAGTGGTGGAGACACTGTCCAGGTCTCCAAAATCCGGCCGATCTTGCCTCGCGGGGAGCGCCAGCGCCAACGCTGGTAACCTCAACTCTTTGGTGGAACGGCCCGATTTGGctcaaaggagaagaaacggaaTGGCCAGATTCTCCCAACGACCAAATTCCACAAACAATCCAGTCCGAAATGGAATCGGAAGCTAGGAGTACGACGGTcagcacaacagcagccatcgCAATTCCAACAGCCTCCGTCGACTGGAATCTCGACAAAATTTCCACCTGGAATCGACTGTTAAGACGTACAGCCTGGGTCTCACGATTCCTCAGCAGGAGTCAAAAGAAGCTCAGACCTCCCGGTCCAGAACGAATGGAGTCGATAAAGGCAATTGGACCAGATGGAAAAGGAAGTGGAAAAGTTATCCGGATTACAAGATTATCCAGAGAGGAGCTGGATGAAGCGGAACTAACGATCTACAGACAGCTCCAACGAGAGCGGTATCCTAAGGCGTTTGAATCGCTACAGTTAGACAACACAATCCAGCCCAAGGAGAAAATCGCTGCACTTTTTCCAATCTGGGACGCCAGAGACCGTCTCGTTCGAATCCATGGGAGAGTATCACTTGCCCTAAGAGATAGGAACATCGATCCCCCAATTTTGCTTCCTGCATCACATATAGTAATCACTTTCTTAATTACAGACAAACACGAGTCGCTACTACATGCAGGAGCAAAGGTGACACTATcagagttgaaagaaaaattctggataGTTAAAGGACGACAGCAA GAACTAGCAGCCCCTCTTCCTTTAAACCGACTCAAACATGCGCAATCTTTTCACGTTACAGGAGTCGATTTCGCTGGACCACTGCTGTACAAACCAGCACagcgaaggaagaaaaggaaagctcCACCAAGCGTCCAGGATCCGACGCCAGCAGACGATCCAACTGAAGAGCGAATCGAGGAGCCACCCGCTGAAGGAGACGCTCCAATCGAAGCTCTAATCGTAGGCGAAGAGGATTCAGTCGAAGAAGATGTCGAAATCCAAGACAtcttaataacaacaactaaagctaagaaaacgaaccatcttaaaagttatgtttgtctttttacgtGTGCAGTCACTCGAGCGGTTCACTTGGAACTACTACCCGATATGACGGCGCGTTCCTTCTTACTAGCCTTTCGAAAATTCGCAGCTAGACGAGGACCCGTCTCAGTGATGTATTCGGACAACGCGCAAACGTTCCGATGTGTCGACCGATTCCTGAGAACTATTCACGCCGATCCCATCATTCAAGACTTTCTCGCGTCCAGAAAAACCCTTTGGATATTTTCCGCCAGCCTAGCGCCATGGTGGGGAGGATTCTGGGAACGGATGGTGAGGAGCGTCAAGGATCTGCTGCGACGCTCCAACGGTCGAGCCTGCCTTGACTACATGGAACTGGAAGCGAGTTTAGCAGAAATCGAGAGCGTAATCAACGCCCGCCCACTCAGCTATATTGGGGAAGGAGCTGACGATCCACTTCCGATAACTCCTAACCAATTTCTAAACAACAGACGTTCTACTCGTGCCGATCCGGAGCCAGCCGTTAACTTGCTGGATCCTACATCGACCAGCATCGTACTACAAGAGATGGACAAGAACAGGAGGGAATATGTCGCTGACATCTGTGCTAGATTCGTCGACGATTATCTACTCCAACTAGACAACTTCCACTCCAAAGGAAAATCCGGAAGGAAGATCCGCCTAGGAGAAGTCGTTGTTATCCACGACGAACACTCCAAACGACTCATGTGGTCTACCGGAGTAGTGAAGGAACTGATTCCAAGCCGCGACGGACTCATCCGTTCTGTCATGCTCAAGATTCCAAatggtaatttaattaatagagCCATTCAATGTCTTCACCCTATAGAGCTGCGAGAAGATCTCGCCGAAGACGTCGAAATTGGAAATCCGGAACCGATCCAGGAGCCGGAAGAGGATCCAAATCCAACTCTGCCAGAACCAGAAATCGATCTCGCTATCGGAGACGCTATGCCAGCTCCCGAAGAACCGGAAGACGTCGTCGAAGATGTCGAGCCGGATGCTACGGGCTCTGGTGGGGAGTGtgttaggaatattccattccaacagacgacgacgagatcagggcgccgcacaacaacaccggcgcacctacgcgactattgccttgggggcccccgatag